The Nocardia sp. NBC_01503 sequence GATCGATCCGGGCGCATTGCGGGTGCGGATCACCGACGCCCCCGCGCCGGGTGTGCGGCTCGGTGCGGCCAAGGGCATCAATCTGCCCGACACCGCGCTGCGGCTGCCCGCGCTCACCGATGCGGACATCGCGCGCCTGCCGTTCGTGATCGAGCACGCCGATGCGGTCAGCCTGTCGTTCGTTCGTAGCGGCGCCGATGTCGAACTGCTGCAACATCATCTGAGCGAGCTGGGCGGCACGGGCCTGGGCCTGATCCTGAAGATCGAAACGGTGGCCGGTTTCGAGAATCTGCCCGAGATCCTGCTGACCGCCATGCGCCGACCGCACATCGGGGTGATGATCGCCCGCGGCGATCTGGCGGTGGAGGCGGGTTACGCCCGGCTCGCCGAGGTGCAGGAGGAGATCCTCTGGCTGTGCGAGGCCGCTCACGTACCGGTCATCTGGGCGACCCAGGTGCTCGATACCCTCGCACGCACCGGCCGCCCCTCGCGGGCCGAGGTCACCGATGCCGCGATGTCCGGGCGTGCGGAGTGCGTCATGCTCAACAAGGGCCCGTACATCGACCACGCCGTGGCCTTCCTCGACGACATCCTCACCCGCATGGCCGAACATCAGCGCAAGAAGAATCCGCTACTGCGCCAACTGCGCTCGTGGAACGAGACCGCAGCCGGGTCCTGAGGCGCAGCGGCTCGGGCCGAAGGACCCTGTGCCGCCCATCGCATTCGGAGCAGCATGTGTGTATGCGCAATGACGAAGACACTCAACTTCGGTTCGTGCACGAGCGGCTGACCTCGCGACACCCGGAGGTGCCGCCCGATGTCGTCGCGGAGGTCATCTCTCGGGCGCGCGCGGTCTTCACCGAATCGAAAGTGCGGTCCTTCGTTCCGTTGCTCGTGGAACGCCGAGCGGCCCGCGAGTTGGCCGAGAGCGGTGCGCGGTGATCGAGGGCGCGGCGGCGCGGGCCCGGATGCCGAGGACTTTCGGCCCTGCTGTGCGACGCGTCCGACCTGGAAGCTGATCGCGTGAGCAATGTGCAGGCTACGGAGCGCCCGGCGCGAATGCGGCTCGACGAGAACGCGATCCGCCGGATGATGGATCGGCTGTGTGCGGAATTCGGCAATGACGTG is a genomic window containing:
- a CDS encoding three-helix bundle dimerization domain-containing protein produces the protein MRNDEDTQLRFVHERLTSRHPEVPPDVVAEVISRARAVFTESKVRSFVPLLVERRAARELAESGAR